DNA sequence from the Streptomyces sp. CA-210063 genome:
GCTGTCGACCGCCGCGGCGTTGCGCTCGACCTCGGTCAGCTCCGAGGCGTTCACCGTGAGCGCGTAGTGCTTGCGCGGATCGAAGTCCTCGAACTGGTCCACACGGTCGAGGACGTCGCCGACGAGCTTCTTGAGGAACAGACGAGGTGCCACCCCGACCTTGCCGCCCAGCGCCCCGCCGACGGCCCTTGCCAGGTCGGCGACGTATACGTCGTCTGTGAGCTCCTTTACTCGCTCAGCCGCCGAAGACCCGGACGCGTACAGGTCCCGGATGGTCAGCCCTAGACCGATCAGCGATTCCAGATTGAAGCCCGGCAGCCTGAGCTGCACGGCACGCGGGTTGTCGAAGCGCGGATCGGTCGTGAAGTCGGTGGCCAGTCGCTGGGCCAGCGGAGCCAGCCGCTGCACCCCCTGCCGGCCGTCGTAGAACGCCGGCGTGCCGGTGATCAGCAGATAGAGGCCGGGGAAGCGTCCGGAGTGCACCTCGTCGATGAGCTGGCGCAGCGCGTTCAGCGCCTTGTCACGGGCGTCGGACCGAACCCGTTGCAGAGTTTCCACCTCGTCCAGCACGACGAACAGGCCCGAGTGCCCGGAGTCCCGCAGCACGGTGAGCAGCCCCTGCAGGAACCCCAGGGCGCCGAAATGGTCGAGGTCGCCGCGCACCCCGGCGGACCTGCGGGCCGCCGCGGCTACATGCGGCTGCCCGCCCAGCCATGCCATGACGGCGGAGGCGGTGGCCTCGTCTCCCGACTCGAGGGCCGTACGGTAACCCCGCAGCGCTGTCGCGAACGACGGGGCGTGCCGGGACACCTCGGTGAGCCGGGCCGTCATCAGCTGCTCCACTTTCGCAGGCAGGTCCTCCTCGGAGGCACCCGCGGCAAGGGCGTCCTCCTCAAGGGCGTAGAACCAGGCGTCCACGACCGGCCGGAGCGCGCTCGGGGGGAATCCGGGCGTGGCCAGCCGCTCGGTGAGGCGGCGGTAGACGGTCTCCAGCTTGTGCAGCGGCGTCTCGGTCTCCGAGACCTGGATCTCGGCGACGGCGAAGTTGCGCCGCTTGGCCCGCTCCCCGAGCCAGCGCGCGAAGAAGGTCTTGCCCGACCCGTACTCGCCGCGTACGGCCTTGAACACCGACGCGCCCGACGCCACGGCGTCGAGTTCAGAGTCCAGGGCACTCTGGAACCGATCCAGGCCGGTGGCCAGCAGGTCGAGCCCGCTCTCAGGAACGGCTCCCCGGCGCAGCGCGTCGATCACGTCACGGCGCCGGGCGGCACTGACGGGTCCGTTTCGGCCAGGGCTGTCTGTACTCACTCCGACAGTCTCCCATCGGCCTGGGACCACGAGGGCGCAGGGCGAAACGGGCGGCACCGTAGTGCGTTTGGAGCGCAGTGCGGACGGACCGCCCGGCCGGCTCCGGATCGCCGATGCCGGTGCGTGGTAGCGGTGTCGGTGAATGCCTTGACTGCCGCCAACCCCGTTGATGCAATGGCATGTTCACCGCCGTGATGGGGTGGTGACGCAGCGTTCGGCCCGAGACGGAAAGAAACAGCGTGGCACTCGACAGTCTGAAACTCAGCGACGCCCTTGCGGACGTCGCTTCCGGCGCCTTACAGCTCCCCGACTTCCAACGTGAGTGGAAGTGGGACGACGAGCGCATCAGGGCACTCATCGCGACGGTGACACTCGACTATCCGCTCGGGGTGGTGATGGCGCTGCAGACCAATGGCACCTCACTGTTCCGCACCCGGACGCTGAAAGGCGCTGAGGATGCGGAGGGCCGGGTGCCCGATCTGCTGCTGCTCGACGGCCAGCAACGGTTGACCTCCCTCTTCCAGGCCCTGCACCGGGATCGCCCGGTGGAGACGGTGGATGCTCGAGGCAAGGAGCTGAGGCGCTGGTACTACGTCGACATCGCCAAGGCCATCGGGCCACCGGCCGAACGTGACGACGCCATCGTGTCAGTGCCTGAGGACAGGATCCTCAAGACCGGCTTCAACCGCAGGGACCTCATCGACCTGAGTACCGTCGAAGGTGAGTGCGCGGCCGGCTACTTTCCCCTCCACTTCGTGTTCGACACCGAACGGGTGAATGCCTGGCACGAGGAGTACGTGAAGGTCGACAACTCGAACTGGGGGCTGTGGGGACGGTTCCAGATGCACGTGCTCAACCGCATGCAGTCGTTCCAGGTGCCGATGATCAAGCTTGCGGCCTCCACGACCATGGACGCGGTCTGTGCCGTGTTCGAGCGGGTGAACACCGGTGGTGTGCCGCTCAACGTCTTCGAACTGCTGACGGCCACCTACGCGGGCAACCAGGAGTATGTGGCCGAGCACGACGACTACTACAAGCTCCCCGACGTCTGGCTGGACATCAAGAAGGGCCTGACGTCGTCGTACCCCGTGTTCGGACGCATGGAGGCCGGTGTCGAGGACGGCCTCAGCAGCAGTGATTTCCTCCAGGCTGTGGCACTCGTCCGAACCTGGGAGCGCAAGCGCCAGGAGCCGCGTGCCGCGGTCTCGTGCAAGCGCCGTGACCTGCTGGAACTGCCGCTCGCCGACTTCAGCCTGCTCGCTCCGCGCGTGGCGGAAGCCTTCGAGTGGGTGGGGGCTTTCCTGGAGCAGCAATGCATCGTGCGCGCCCCCGACCTGCCGTATCGAACCCAGCTCGTACCCCTGGCCGCCGTACGGACGATTCTGGGCGAGGAGACCGAGACGGCGGCGGCCGACGAATTGCTCACTCAGTGGTACTGGTGCGGCGTGCTCGGCGAGATGTACGGCGGTTCGACGGAAAGCCGCTTTACCCGCGACGTGGAGCAACTTGTCGAACGACTTCAGGGCAACACGGAGCTGGTTCCCGACACCATTGCCGAGGCGGCCTTCCTGGATGACCGGCTGGACACCCTCAGCACGCGCAACAGCGCCGCGTACAAGGGGGTTTACGCCCTCCTGGTCAAGCAGGGGGCGGTGGACTGGTACTTCACGGAAGCACCCTTGAACGCCGCGCGTCTGGCCGAGTACAGCGTGGAGGTGCGCCAGATCTTCCCGAAGGCGTGGATCGACAAGAATCACCGGGCCTACAGCAACAGGGCGAACTCGATCATCAACAAGACACCCCTGTCGCTCAGGGCCAGCAAGAGCATGACTGGTTCGCCCGTCGGATACCTGAAGACGCTCGCGCTGGAGTCGGGCATGCGCCCTGAGTGGTTCGACGACGTCATCGGCACTCACCTCATCGACCCTGGCGCGCTGCACTCGGGCGATTTCGAGCAGTTCTACGTGAACAGGTCCAAGCAGCTGCTTGAGCTGGTCATGTCAGCCATGGGTAAGCGCACCGTCTTCCGCGACGCGAAGGCCGGGTGACGCAGCCGTGCTCCGGACACCTTCCGACGAAGAACTGCTGGCGCTCAAAGGCCGGCGCATACCTCTCGTTGAGCTCCTGACCATCTTCAACACGCGGTTCCGCAACGACCAGGCCATCCTGCACATCGAGCAAAAGCTGAAGGACGTCGGTCTCGCGACCCTTCCGTACTTCGCCACCTGCAGCAGCCAGTCCGAGATCCACCTCGTTGCCCAGGAATCCGTAGCAGGGAATCAGGGGGACGGCGCGGACGAGGAGCAGGAGGACGAGGCGGGGCTGCTGCCCGGTGCCATGCCGCAGCAGCCCTTCCGGATCGGCGACCTGCCGTGCGCACACGCGGGAGTCGATTCGGTCACGCCTGCCTCGGACCTCACCGAGGCGACGTACATCATGCACACGAAGAACTACTCCCAGGTCCCGGTCCTGGAGGACCAGTACACGGTGGCCGGCGTCGTCACCTGGCGCTCGGTGGCCAAGATGTACGCCACAGGTGCGGAAGCGGCGCTGGCCAACGCGATCGTGGAGGACCCGCCGGTCGCGCACGCGCACGACGACTTCTTCGCCATGCTCTCCAACGTCTGCGAGCACGGATACGTGCTGGTTCGGGCCCACAATGGGCGCATCAGCGGCATCGTCACCGCTGCGGACATCACCCAGCGCTTCGATGCGACCGCATGGCCGTTCTTCGTCGTGGGCGAGATCGAGTTCCGGCTCCGCAAGTGCCTCGGCGCGAAGATGAGCGAGGACGCCATCCGTGCCGTGCAGCAAAACGACAGGAAGACGGGGAAGATCGCGGACCTCATGTTCGGCCAGTACGTGATGCTGCTCGACGGCGACCAGCGCAGCAAACAGGGAAACCGCAAAGAGGCGCTGTGCGCCGCGGCCGACCAGAACTGGCAGACGCTGGGTTGGACCGGCGTGAACCGCGTCCAGTTCGTGCACCAGCTCGACCGGGTGCGCAGCATCCGCAACCAGATCGCGCACTTCGACCCGGAGCCGCTGTCGGCGCAGCGGAGCGAAGAGCTGCGCCAGTTCGCGGGGTTGCTGCGCCAGCTCACCTGACGCATGGTGTAGTCGGTCCCGGGACACCCTGGGACCGACTACACCGTTCCCCTCAGCTCAACTCGAACTGGTCCCGCAGCAGTC
Encoded proteins:
- the brxD gene encoding BREX system ATP-binding protein BrxD; amino-acid sequence: MSTDSPGRNGPVSAARRRDVIDALRRGAVPESGLDLLATGLDRFQSALDSELDAVASGASVFKAVRGEYGSGKTFFARWLGERAKRRNFAVAEIQVSETETPLHKLETVYRRLTERLATPGFPPSALRPVVDAWFYALEEDALAAGASEEDLPAKVEQLMTARLTEVSRHAPSFATALRGYRTALESGDEATASAVMAWLGGQPHVAAAARRSAGVRGDLDHFGALGFLQGLLTVLRDSGHSGLFVVLDEVETLQRVRSDARDKALNALRQLIDEVHSGRFPGLYLLITGTPAFYDGRQGVQRLAPLAQRLATDFTTDPRFDNPRAVQLRLPGFNLESLIGLGLTIRDLYASGSSAAERVKELTDDVYVADLARAVGGALGGKVGVAPRLFLKKLVGDVLDRVDQFEDFDPRKHYALTVNASELTEVERNAAAVDSADDVELDLP
- a CDS encoding GmrSD restriction endonuclease domain-containing protein, whose product is MALDSLKLSDALADVASGALQLPDFQREWKWDDERIRALIATVTLDYPLGVVMALQTNGTSLFRTRTLKGAEDAEGRVPDLLLLDGQQRLTSLFQALHRDRPVETVDARGKELRRWYYVDIAKAIGPPAERDDAIVSVPEDRILKTGFNRRDLIDLSTVEGECAAGYFPLHFVFDTERVNAWHEEYVKVDNSNWGLWGRFQMHVLNRMQSFQVPMIKLAASTTMDAVCAVFERVNTGGVPLNVFELLTATYAGNQEYVAEHDDYYKLPDVWLDIKKGLTSSYPVFGRMEAGVEDGLSSSDFLQAVALVRTWERKRQEPRAAVSCKRRDLLELPLADFSLLAPRVAEAFEWVGAFLEQQCIVRAPDLPYRTQLVPLAAVRTILGEETETAAADELLTQWYWCGVLGEMYGGSTESRFTRDVEQLVERLQGNTELVPDTIAEAAFLDDRLDTLSTRNSAAYKGVYALLVKQGAVDWYFTEAPLNAARLAEYSVEVRQIFPKAWIDKNHRAYSNRANSIINKTPLSLRASKSMTGSPVGYLKTLALESGMRPEWFDDVIGTHLIDPGALHSGDFEQFYVNRSKQLLELVMSAMGKRTVFRDAKAG
- a CDS encoding CBS domain-containing protein, yielding MLRTPSDEELLALKGRRIPLVELLTIFNTRFRNDQAILHIEQKLKDVGLATLPYFATCSSQSEIHLVAQESVAGNQGDGADEEQEDEAGLLPGAMPQQPFRIGDLPCAHAGVDSVTPASDLTEATYIMHTKNYSQVPVLEDQYTVAGVVTWRSVAKMYATGAEAALANAIVEDPPVAHAHDDFFAMLSNVCEHGYVLVRAHNGRISGIVTAADITQRFDATAWPFFVVGEIEFRLRKCLGAKMSEDAIRAVQQNDRKTGKIADLMFGQYVMLLDGDQRSKQGNRKEALCAAADQNWQTLGWTGVNRVQFVHQLDRVRSIRNQIAHFDPEPLSAQRSEELRQFAGLLRQLT